The following are from one region of the Roseofilum reptotaenium CS-1145 genome:
- a CDS encoding (2Fe-2S) ferredoxin domain-containing protein, producing the protein MSKLTKPEHHIFVCNSFRTKGEAQGVCNKKKAVSLIQYLENELVDRGLDNVLVSSTGCLKLCDHGPVMMVYPDNYWYGEVDEDAIDEILDALEDNQPAEEYLFAT; encoded by the coding sequence ATGAGTAAACTAACGAAACCCGAACACCACATTTTTGTTTGTAATTCTTTTAGAACCAAGGGAGAAGCTCAGGGCGTTTGCAACAAGAAGAAAGCGGTAAGTTTAATTCAGTATCTTGAAAATGAATTGGTCGATCGCGGACTCGATAATGTCCTAGTCTCTTCTACCGGTTGTCTGAAACTCTGCGATCATGGCCCCGTGATGATGGTCTATCCCGACAACTATTGGTATGGGGAAGTGGATGAAGATGCGATCGATGAAATTCTCGATGCACTTGAAGACAATCAACCGGCTGAAGAATACTTATTTGCCACTTAA
- the nifE gene encoding nitrogenase iron-molybdenum cofactor biosynthesis protein NifE: MTGILREREKQIHRKGNSPFEFACNKESLAGAVSQRACVFCGSRVVLYPIADAIHLVHGPIGCAAYTWDIRGALSSGPELHRLSFSTDLQERDVIFGGEKKLDQALCELIDRHHPNGAFVYSTCIVGIIGDDLEGICKRVSQEKGIPVIPVQSEGFKGNKRAGYNAACRAMFRLVGMGDTTGISPHSINILGDFNLAGEIWIIREYFERIGIQVVANITGDGRIKDIQRSHGAALNVVQCSGATLDLAKMMQEDYDVPFLRVSYFGIEDMAEALYSVARFFDDDPTILQRAQELVRSELSTLYGQLNEYRKDLEGKTAAIYVGGAFKAFSLVKAFRLLGMDVVMVGSQTGTKADYQELHEITDEGTIIVDDSNPLELSGFLKEKDVDIFVGGVKERPIAYKLGIGFCDHNHERKEALEGFVGMLNFAKEVHSTVMSPIWQFVPRRNQPE, from the coding sequence ATGACTGGAATTTTAAGAGAGCGAGAGAAACAAATTCACCGCAAAGGAAATAGCCCTTTTGAGTTTGCTTGCAATAAAGAAAGCTTGGCGGGTGCGGTTAGCCAAAGAGCTTGTGTTTTCTGTGGTTCTCGCGTCGTTCTTTACCCCATTGCCGATGCCATTCATTTGGTTCATGGCCCCATTGGTTGTGCGGCGTATACTTGGGATATTCGTGGCGCGCTCTCTTCCGGCCCAGAATTACATCGACTCAGTTTTTCCACAGATTTACAAGAGCGAGATGTGATTTTTGGCGGTGAGAAAAAACTCGACCAAGCCCTATGTGAATTAATCGATCGTCATCATCCCAATGGTGCATTTGTCTATTCAACTTGTATTGTGGGTATTATTGGAGACGACTTAGAAGGAATTTGTAAACGAGTTAGCCAAGAAAAAGGCATTCCGGTTATTCCCGTACAGTCCGAAGGCTTTAAGGGGAATAAACGAGCCGGATATAATGCCGCTTGTCGAGCCATGTTTCGCTTAGTGGGCATGGGCGATACCACCGGCATTTCTCCCCACAGTATTAATATTTTGGGTGACTTTAACTTGGCTGGAGAGATTTGGATTATCCGTGAATATTTTGAGCGAATAGGCATTCAAGTAGTCGCTAATATTACTGGGGATGGACGGATCAAAGACATTCAGCGATCGCATGGTGCAGCCTTGAATGTGGTGCAGTGTTCTGGGGCAACCCTGGACTTAGCCAAAATGATGCAAGAAGACTATGATGTTCCCTTCCTGCGAGTCTCTTATTTTGGCATTGAAGATATGGCAGAAGCCTTATATTCAGTTGCTCGGTTCTTCGATGACGATCCCACCATTTTGCAACGAGCGCAAGAGTTAGTGCGCTCTGAATTATCCACCCTTTATGGACAGTTGAACGAATACCGCAAAGACTTAGAAGGAAAAACCGCAGCCATTTATGTCGGTGGTGCATTTAAAGCCTTTTCCTTAGTCAAAGCCTTCCGGTTATTGGGTATGGATGTGGTCATGGTCGGGTCACAAACAGGAACTAAAGCAGATTATCAAGAACTGCATGAAATTACCGATGAAGGAACCATTATTGTTGATGATTCTAATCCCTTAGAATTATCTGGTTTTTTGAAAGAAAAGGATGTGGATATTTTTGTTGGTGGAGTCAAAGAGCGCCCCATTGCCTATAAATTGGGGATTGGCTTCTGCGACCACAACCACGAACGAAAAGAAGCCCTGGAAGGATTTGTTGGAATGCTCAATTTTGCTAAAGAAGTTCACTCTACGGTGATGTCTCCCATTTGGCAATTTGTGCCTCGACGTAACCAACCGGAGTAA